One genomic segment of Heptranchias perlo isolate sHepPer1 chromosome 3, sHepPer1.hap1, whole genome shotgun sequence includes these proteins:
- the LOC137308927 gene encoding probable G-protein coupled receptor 139 yields the protein MAVADLLVVIVRVILGRIIPIYLPGSFLSITPVCTIIYFLGAAATGISVWSTVVFTFDRFVAICCEKLKIKYCTERTGTVVLGTVSVLGCLESLPWCFTIKPYYIIDNIPWYCVPKLSFRASPAWAAFEMFDLILTPCVPVCLILLLNVLTVRRILVSSRVRRGLRGRSNGENHKDPEMENRKKSIILLFSISGTFVLLWLTKIVFYIYVRVTGTQGYSSYSDPIYIIEHASKMLQLLSSCTNTCIYVLTQTKFREELKNAVKYPLNLIIKLVKS from the coding sequence atggcagtggccgatctcctggtcgttattgtTCGTGTGATTTTGGGGCGGATTATTCCGATTTATCTCCCAGGATCATTCCTGAGCATTACTCCCGTGTGCACTATTATTTACTTCTTGGGTGCTGCAGCCACGGGGATTTCTGTCTGGTCCACAgtcgttttcacctttgatcgatttgtggccatttgttgtgagaagctgaaaattaaatattgtaCCGAGAGAACGGggactgtggttctgggaacagtgagtgtgctgggctgtttagagagtctCCCCTGGTGCTTTACAATTAAACCttactatataattgataatatTCCCTGGTATTGTGTGCCTAAACTGAGCTTCCGcgcttcccccgcatgggccgcatttgagatgtttgacctcattttaaccccttgtgtcccggtctgtctgattttgctgctcaatgtcctgacggtcagacgtattttagtgtccagccgAGTCCGGAGGggtctccggggccgcagcaatggagaaaatcacaaggacccagagatggagaaccgaaagaaatccatcattttactcttcagtatatcgggcactTTTGTACTGTTATGGCTGACAAAGATTgtcttttacatttatgtgcgagTGACAGGCACTCAGGGTTATTCCTCCTACTCTGACCCTATTTATATTATAGAACACgcatcaaagatgctgcagcttctcagttcctgcacaaacacgtgtatttatgtcctgacccagactaaattcagagaggagctgaagaacgcggtgaaatacccgctcaatctaattattaaattagtgaaatcatag